A portion of the Pedobacter cryoconitis genome contains these proteins:
- a CDS encoding LytR/AlgR family response regulator transcription factor, protein MFNVIIVDDEEFARSSLFFLLQENCENVHISGIAKSVDEARELLSLHEVDLIFLDIAMPGKNGFELIPDAKLNNTQVVFTTAYDQYALKAIKANALDYLLKPIDIDELKETVEKATKLIRLIDQESDRNERLKNLANNLADRSEIRKISLPNGQGYTLIDLNEIIHIEADSNYSIFHLDNRDKITVSKVLKDYEEILPEDQFIRIHKSSIVNLNYLKEYNSKNGMEVLLKNGEKIAVSRRRASIFAEKVKQYTNFTSDK, encoded by the coding sequence GTGTTCAATGTGATAATAGTAGACGATGAAGAATTTGCGCGCTCTTCACTTTTTTTTCTCTTACAGGAAAATTGCGAAAATGTGCACATCAGCGGGATTGCCAAATCAGTAGATGAAGCACGTGAACTGCTCTCTTTACATGAAGTTGACCTGATCTTTCTGGATATCGCTATGCCCGGGAAAAATGGCTTTGAGCTTATTCCAGATGCGAAACTGAACAATACCCAGGTCGTTTTCACTACCGCTTATGATCAGTATGCCCTGAAAGCAATTAAGGCGAATGCCCTGGACTATTTACTTAAGCCAATTGACATCGATGAACTCAAAGAAACGGTAGAAAAAGCAACAAAATTAATCCGTTTAATTGACCAGGAATCTGACCGGAATGAACGCTTAAAAAATTTAGCAAATAATTTAGCAGACCGGTCCGAGATCAGGAAAATAAGTTTGCCGAACGGGCAAGGATATACCCTGATAGACCTCAATGAAATCATTCATATAGAAGCAGATAGCAATTATTCTATCTTTCATCTCGATAACAGAGACAAAATTACTGTATCTAAAGTACTGAAAGACTATGAAGAAATTCTGCCAGAAGATCAATTTATCAGGATCCATAAATCCAGTATTGTAAATTTAAATTACCTTAAAGAATACAATTCAAAAAATGGAATGGAAGTTTTACTGAAAAACGGAGAGAAAATAGCCGTTTCAAGACGAAGAGCAAGTATCTTCGCAGAAAAAGTTAAACAATATACCAATTTCACCAGTGATAAATAA
- a CDS encoding M16 family metallopeptidase, with protein sequence MVDFNRFTLANGLRVLVHEDDTTPMAVLNILYDVGARDEEEGKTGFAHLFEHLMFGGSVNIPVYDEPLQRVGGENNAFTSNDITNYYITLPATNIETAFWLESDRMLSLAFSEKSLETQRNVVCEEFKQRYLNQPYGDVWLKLRPLAYKKHAYRWATIGQDLAQIENASMDDVKAFFKKHYNPQNAIMVVGGNVKTEEIKLLAEKWFSPIPAGDKYVRDLVQEPAQTEARKETVTANVPLNAFFLAFKMAARRDADYQVYDLLSDVLSQGQSSRLYNSLLKDQQLFSDIHAYITSSLDEGLFVVEGKLSEGVTMEAAEKAVWAELDKIATEEVSQVELTKVKNKSESIMVFAEMSLLDKAMNLAYYELLGDANGLNTEIQKYLAVDAAKLLQVAKKTFVREQCSTLYYLTSENA encoded by the coding sequence ATGGTAGATTTTAATCGTTTTACACTAGCTAATGGCTTACGTGTTCTGGTACACGAAGATGATACAACGCCTATGGCGGTATTAAACATCCTTTATGATGTAGGTGCGCGGGATGAGGAAGAGGGTAAAACCGGTTTTGCCCATCTTTTTGAGCACCTTATGTTTGGAGGTTCTGTGAATATACCGGTCTATGATGAACCGCTGCAAAGAGTGGGAGGGGAAAATAATGCTTTCACAAGTAATGATATTACAAATTATTATATCACTTTGCCGGCCACGAATATTGAAACTGCTTTCTGGTTGGAAAGTGATCGTATGCTAAGCCTGGCGTTTTCTGAAAAAAGTCTGGAAACACAGCGTAATGTGGTTTGTGAAGAATTTAAACAAAGATATTTAAATCAGCCTTATGGTGATGTATGGCTGAAATTAAGACCGCTCGCTTATAAAAAACATGCTTATCGCTGGGCAACTATAGGACAGGACCTCGCACAAATCGAAAATGCTTCGATGGATGATGTGAAGGCCTTCTTTAAAAAACATTATAATCCTCAGAATGCCATTATGGTTGTGGGTGGAAATGTGAAAACTGAAGAGATTAAGTTATTGGCAGAGAAATGGTTCAGTCCTATTCCTGCCGGAGATAAATACGTTAGGGATTTGGTTCAGGAGCCAGCTCAGACAGAAGCGCGCAAAGAGACTGTAACTGCAAATGTTCCTTTGAATGCATTTTTTCTGGCTTTCAAAATGGCTGCGCGCAGAGATGCTGATTACCAGGTTTATGATCTTTTATCTGATGTGCTTTCTCAGGGACAGTCTTCCAGGTTATACAATAGTTTACTGAAAGATCAACAGCTGTTTAGTGACATTCATGCTTACATTACCAGTAGTCTGGATGAAGGTTTATTTGTCGTAGAAGGTAAACTGAGTGAAGGGGTGACAATGGAGGCCGCAGAAAAAGCTGTTTGGGCTGAGCTGGATAAGATCGCGACTGAAGAGGTTAGCCAGGTAGAATTGACGAAAGTGAAAAACAAATCGGAGTCTATTATGGTGTTTGCTGAAATGAGCCTGCTTGATAAAGCAATGAATCTTGCTTATTATGAGCTACTGGGGGATGCAAATGGATTAAATACTGAAATTCAGAAGTATCTTGCTGTTGACGCAGCGAAACTGCTCCAGGTTGCCAAAAAGACTTTCGTAAGAGAGCAATGTTCTACTTTATACTATTTAACTTCCGAAAATGCTTAA
- the mqnC gene encoding cyclic dehypoxanthinyl futalosine synthase produces the protein MNTAELLQRALQFDFLTKEEGVFLYHNAATADLAFVANELRKKQVPSGKVTWQIDRNVNTTNVCIANCKFCNFFRRPGHDESYITDIETYKVKIEETFRLGGDQLLLQGGHHPDLGLEFYADLFRKLKELYPDLKLHALGPPEIAHVAKIDKLTHTEVLSALKAAGMDSLPGAGAEILNDRVRRLISKGKCGGQEWLDVMRAAHQLDITTSATMMFGHVETIDERFEHLVWIREVQSEKPADAKGFLAFIPWPFQDDGTLLKRLRGITNDVSGDEYVRMLALSRIMLPNIKNIQASWLTVGKNVAQLCLHAGANDFGSIMIEENVVSAAGAPHRFTAKGIQDAIREAGFEPQLRGQQYNYRDLPEHLEEQVINY, from the coding sequence ATGAATACTGCCGAATTATTACAAAGGGCTCTGCAATTCGACTTTTTAACAAAAGAAGAGGGCGTGTTTCTGTACCACAATGCTGCTACTGCCGATTTGGCCTTTGTTGCAAATGAGCTGAGAAAAAAACAGGTCCCAAGCGGAAAAGTTACCTGGCAAATTGATAGAAACGTTAATACAACCAATGTGTGTATAGCGAACTGTAAATTTTGCAATTTCTTCAGAAGACCAGGTCATGACGAAAGCTATATCACAGACATAGAGACTTATAAAGTTAAAATTGAAGAAACTTTCCGTCTTGGCGGTGATCAGTTACTTTTACAGGGCGGACACCATCCTGATCTTGGGCTTGAATTTTATGCTGACCTGTTCAGAAAATTAAAAGAACTTTATCCTGATCTTAAATTACACGCTTTAGGCCCGCCGGAAATTGCACACGTTGCAAAAATCGATAAACTTACGCATACAGAAGTTTTAAGCGCACTGAAAGCTGCCGGTATGGATTCTTTGCCTGGCGCAGGAGCTGAAATATTGAATGACAGGGTTCGCCGCTTAATTTCTAAAGGAAAATGTGGCGGCCAGGAATGGCTGGATGTGATGCGTGCAGCACATCAACTGGATATTACCACCTCTGCAACGATGATGTTTGGTCACGTAGAAACTATAGACGAACGCTTTGAGCATTTAGTGTGGATCAGAGAAGTTCAGAGTGAAAAACCAGCAGATGCCAAAGGATTCTTAGCCTTTATCCCATGGCCTTTCCAGGATGACGGTACTTTATTGAAGCGTTTAAGGGGAATTACGAATGATGTTTCCGGAGATGAATACGTAAGGATGCTTGCATTAAGCAGAATTATGCTGCCGAACATTAAAAATATACAAGCATCGTGGCTTACTGTAGGTAAAAATGTAGCACAATTGTGTTTACATGCAGGTGCTAACGATTTTGGCTCTATCATGATTGAAGAAAATGTAGTTTCTGCTGCTGGTGCACCACACCGTTTTACAGCAAAAGGAATACAGGATGCCATCAGAGAAGCAGGTTTTGAACCGCAATTAAGAGGTCAGCAGTATAACTACCGCGACCTTCCTGAGCACTTAGAAGAACAAGTGATTAATTATTAA
- a CDS encoding ferritin-like domain-containing protein, translating into MNIINILEEIEKVDGEVYERLNPRRAAMKSFYGFGSKVALAALPMALGSMFKKAYGQTTNGVIDVLNFALTLEYIEYNFYQTGINTAGLIPAGTPAVGAINTIRDHELAHVNLLKGAITASGGTPVSFTAASFDFTAKGNFPTVFSDYPTFLAVAQVFEDTGVRAYKGQAGNLMSSPSVLQTALQIHSVEARHASHIRQMRKAPAGGGLTSLKPWITGANDSGVAAAAASYAGEDNVTQLDINIPGLGFSVNASTEAFDEPLGKDQVLAIASLFIK; encoded by the coding sequence ATGAATATCATTAACATATTAGAAGAAATTGAAAAAGTGGATGGAGAAGTGTATGAACGCTTAAATCCACGCAGAGCAGCAATGAAATCATTTTATGGCTTTGGATCAAAGGTAGCTTTAGCTGCGCTTCCAATGGCTTTAGGTTCTATGTTCAAAAAGGCCTACGGACAAACCACAAACGGTGTGATTGATGTGCTGAACTTTGCTTTAACTTTAGAATATATTGAATATAATTTTTACCAGACTGGTATTAATACTGCGGGATTAATTCCTGCCGGTACACCTGCTGTAGGCGCCATCAATACGATCCGTGATCATGAATTGGCACATGTTAATTTGTTAAAAGGAGCAATTACTGCTTCGGGTGGTACTCCGGTATCTTTTACGGCGGCTTCGTTTGATTTTACTGCAAAAGGAAATTTCCCTACTGTATTCTCTGATTATCCAACTTTTCTGGCAGTAGCACAAGTGTTTGAAGATACAGGTGTAAGAGCTTATAAAGGTCAGGCTGGTAACCTAATGAGTAGTCCAAGTGTATTGCAGACTGCTTTACAGATTCATTCTGTTGAAGCGCGCCATGCTTCACATATCCGCCAAATGCGTAAAGCTCCGGCTGGTGGAGGTTTAACTTCTTTAAAACCATGGATTACTGGTGCTAACGACAGCGGTGTTGCAGCAGCAGCAGCGAGTTATGCTGGTGAGGATAACGTAACACAATTAGATATTAATATTCCAGGTCTTGGTTTCTCCGTGAATGCATCAACAGAAGCTTTTGATGAACCACTAGGTAAAGATCAGGTACTTGCGATTGCAAGTCTGTTTATCAAATAA
- a CDS encoding ferritin-like domain-containing protein, with amino-acid sequence MKSLQGEKEVLLQESGILTAKLQRRSFLQYAGAGVAGVALVAAGCKKDKSIPGLDTGVDLGSGDPGILNYAYALEQLEGAFYDAVVKSPYTGIPANELALLTDIRDHELAHREFFKKALGTGAIVNLTVDFSSINFADRTSVLTTAKTFEDLGVSAYNGAGKLLKTAKYLEVAGKIVSVEARHAALIRDLISNGSFADLTAVDANGLDGALTPIQVLTKAKAFIKTAINASNLPTS; translated from the coding sequence ATGAAAAGTTTACAAGGAGAGAAAGAAGTACTGCTTCAGGAGAGCGGTATTCTGACTGCAAAACTGCAACGCAGATCTTTTCTGCAATATGCAGGAGCAGGGGTTGCGGGAGTGGCTTTAGTTGCTGCAGGCTGTAAAAAGGATAAAAGTATCCCAGGATTAGATACAGGTGTGGATTTAGGTAGCGGTGATCCGGGTATCTTAAATTACGCTTATGCACTTGAACAATTAGAGGGTGCATTTTATGATGCAGTAGTCAAAAGCCCTTATACAGGTATTCCTGCAAATGAGCTTGCTTTATTAACTGATATCAGAGACCATGAGTTAGCTCACCGTGAATTTTTCAAAAAAGCATTAGGTACTGGTGCAATTGTAAATTTAACAGTAGATTTCTCGTCGATTAATTTCGCTGATAGAACAAGTGTATTGACGACAGCTAAAACATTTGAAGATTTAGGGGTTTCGGCTTACAATGGTGCAGGTAAACTTTTAAAAACTGCAAAATACTTAGAGGTTGCCGGAAAAATTGTTTCTGTTGAAGCCCGTCATGCTGCTTTAATCCGTGATTTGATTTCGAATGGGTCTTTTGCTGATTTAACAGCTGTTGATGCCAATGGGCTTGATGGTGCCTTGACACCTATCCAGGTTTTAACTAAGGCTAAAGCTTTTATCAAAACTGCAATTAACGCGTCTAATTTACCTACTTCTTAA
- a CDS encoding M16 family metallopeptidase, whose product MLNRTLIPESRQVNDINFIAPQKQELANGIKVFTVNAGKQELVRIEFVFENVNWDESKPLQAIAVNHLINNGTHKLTAREIADKVDYYGAFLQTDYGADQSSIKIYTLNKHLGSVLPILWSVLNESIFPQQELDIFKQNQQQSLKVSLQKNDFLARKNFAHAIFGTSTYGSDIDVEDYQAINRADLVAYFSAAYKPENCTIFVAGKFEAAEFDLLNANFGKDWNNEASSTINHFSFESAPKGEIFVERADAIQSAIRMGTLSINRSHPDFAGFQVMNCLLGGYFGSRLMANIREDKGYTYGIGSAIVSLKDAGYFFIATEVGADVCTSALNEIEKEIDLLKSEAVSEQELSLVRSYMLGSMLGSLENAFSHADKFKNIYYSGLDYDYYDNYIHTVKSITAEQIKALANKYLNTADFTKVVVGKK is encoded by the coding sequence ATGCTTAACCGAACCCTTATACCTGAGTCAAGACAGGTGAATGATATTAATTTTATTGCTCCTCAAAAACAAGAATTAGCGAACGGGATTAAGGTATTTACTGTGAATGCCGGAAAACAGGAGCTTGTTCGTATTGAATTTGTTTTTGAAAATGTAAACTGGGATGAATCTAAACCATTGCAGGCCATAGCGGTAAACCATTTGATTAATAATGGGACCCACAAGCTTACTGCAAGAGAAATTGCCGACAAGGTAGATTATTATGGTGCCTTTTTACAAACGGATTATGGTGCTGATCAATCGAGTATCAAAATATATACGCTGAATAAACATCTTGGATCAGTACTGCCTATTTTATGGTCTGTATTGAATGAGAGTATTTTTCCTCAGCAGGAACTGGATATTTTTAAACAAAATCAACAGCAGTCTCTTAAAGTGAGTTTGCAGAAGAATGATTTTCTTGCGAGAAAGAACTTTGCCCATGCGATTTTCGGAACCTCAACTTATGGTTCTGATATTGATGTGGAAGATTATCAGGCTATAAACAGAGCAGATTTAGTGGCTTATTTCAGTGCTGCTTACAAGCCTGAAAACTGTACTATATTTGTTGCCGGAAAATTTGAAGCTGCTGAATTTGACTTGTTGAATGCCAATTTTGGAAAGGACTGGAATAATGAAGCTTCTTCTACAATCAATCATTTTTCTTTTGAAAGTGCACCCAAAGGTGAGATTTTCGTAGAAAGGGCAGATGCAATACAGTCCGCAATCAGAATGGGAACTTTAAGTATCAATCGTTCGCATCCGGATTTTGCAGGTTTTCAGGTGATGAATTGTCTTTTAGGTGGTTACTTTGGTTCCAGATTAATGGCTAATATCCGGGAAGATAAAGGTTATACTTATGGTATTGGTTCTGCAATCGTTTCTTTGAAAGATGCTGGTTATTTTTTCATCGCTACAGAAGTTGGCGCTGATGTTTGTACCAGTGCATTAAATGAGATTGAGAAAGAAATTGATTTATTGAAATCAGAAGCAGTTTCTGAGCAGGAATTAAGCCTGGTCCGCAGTTATATGCTGGGTTCTATGCTGGGAAGCCTGGAAAATGCATTCTCTCATGCTGATAAGTTTAAAAACATTTATTATTCTGGTTTGGATTATGATTATTATGACAATTACATCCATACGGTTAAATCAATTACTGCTGAACAGATAAAAGCACTGGCCAATAAGTATTTAAATACCGCAGATTTTACGAAAGTTGTGGTTGGTAAAAAATAA